Proteins encoded within one genomic window of Brienomyrus brachyistius isolate T26 unplaced genomic scaffold, BBRACH_0.4 scaffold81, whole genome shotgun sequence:
- the LOC125726967 gene encoding checkpoint protein HUS1-like has protein sequence MRFRAKILDVGCLNSFTRVVNTISKLTKSCTLRLTADNLYFMLSDKVANGGVSMWCELDQGNFFDEFQMEGVASDANEIYLELVPENLSRALRTAQNAKSLKAKLTKKHCPCLTLAAELPSLSSVSRVVTHDIPVDVIPRKLWHDFREPTVPDFDVSIYLPPLKTMKNVIDRMKNLSNFLVLEANRSGQMNLKIETDLVSVSTHFRDLGNPPWDDGGSQGASQDLETMAQARVDIKKLQQFLSSQQVNPSKAMCNIVDKKMVHFVWLHENASLQYFIPAMA, from the exons ATGAGGTTTCGGGCTAAAATACTGGATGTGGGCTGTCTCAATAGTTTTACAC GTGTCGTTAATACCATCTCCAAACTGACCAAAAGCTGCACGTTGCGGCTCACTGCTGACAACCTGTACTTCATGCTTTCTGACAAGGTAGCCAACGGGGGCGTCAGCATGTGGTGTGAGTTAGACCAG GGCAACTTTTTTGATGAATTCCAAATGGAGGGTGTGGCATCGGATGCAAACGAAATATATCTGGAGCTTGTTCCGGAGAACCTTTCCCGTGCTCTCAGAACAGCCCAGAATGCCAAGTCCCTGAAGGCGAAGCTGACGAAGAAACATTGCCCTTGTTTGACTCTGGCAGCTGAGTTG CCATCTCTGTCCAGCGTCAGCCGAGTCGTCACACACGACATTCCCGTGGACGTCATTCCCAGGAAACTCTGGCATGACTTCAGGGAACCCACTGTGCCGGATTTCGAT GTCAGTATATACCTTCCTCCTCTGAAGACAATGAAGAATGTGATAGATAGGATGAAGAACCTGTCAAATTTTCTG GTACTAGAAGCAAATCGAAGTGGCCAGATGAATCTGAAGATTGAGACAGACTTGGTGTCCGTCTCCACTCACTTCAGGGATCTGGGAAACCCTCCCTGGG ATGACGGTGGGTCCCAGGGTGCCAGTCAGGACCTGGAGACCATGGCCCAAGCACGTGTGGACATCAAGAAGCTGCAGCAGTTTCTGTCCAGCCAGCAGGTCAACCCCAGCAAAGCCATGTGTA ATATTGTGGACAAAAAGATGGTTCACTTTGTCTGGCTACATGAGAACGCATCCCTTCAGTACTTCATCCCAGCCATGGCGTGA
- the LOC125726948 gene encoding protein disulfide-isomerase A4-like — protein MKGKTAFLLIALLGVSQLLTVTRCDDDEDAEGIDSDDEGGDDDDDDDEEEDDDDTEVKEENGVLILTDKNFDTFIKDKDTVLVEFYAPWCGHCKQFAPEYEKIAQTLKENEPPIPVAKVDATKESTLGSRFDVSGYPTIKILKNGEPVDYDGDRSEQAIVSRVKDVAQPDWKPPPEATMVLTKENFDEVVNNADIILVEFYAPWCGHCKRLAPEYEKAAKELQKRTPPIPLAKVDATAESELASRFDVSGYPTLKIFRKGKPFEYNGPREKFGIVDYMSDQSGPPSKPVQTLKQVQEFIKDGDDVVIVGVFASDQDSAYETYLEACNNLRDDFKFLHTFNSDVAKFLKSSSGQVVMMQPEKFHSKYEKKSNILTITDSISAADVKEFFSKHALPLAGHRKQSNDAKRYAKRPLVVVYYGVDFSFDYRVATQFWRSKVLEVAKDFPEYTFAIADEEDYADELKSLGLSESGEEVNVGILADGGKKYAMEPEEFDADVLREFVKAFKKGKLKPIIKSQPIPKNNKGAVRVVVGKTFDEVVMDPKNDVLIEFYAPWCGHCKKLDPEYLALGKKYKNERNLIIAKMDATANDVPHESYKVEGFPTIYFAPSNNKKNPIKYQSGSRDLDGLSKFLEEHATKLSLKDEL, from the exons ATGAAAGGAAAGACCGCATTTCTACTAATAGCTTTACTGGGTGTTTCCCAGCTGCTAACGGTAACGCGATGTGACGATG ATGAAGATGCAGAAGGGATTGACAGTGACGACGAGGGtggtgacgatgatgatgatgacgacgagGAAGAAGATGACGATGATACCGAGGTCAAGGAAGAGAATGGCGTATTAATTCTAACTGACAAAAACTTTGACACCTTTATAAAGGACAAGGATACTGTGCTTGTGGAGTTCTACGCACCATG GTGTGGCCACTGCAAGCAATTTGCTCCGGAATATGAGAAGATTGCACAGACGCTTAAAGAGAATGAGCCTCCTATCCCTGTGGCCAAAGTCGATGCTACCAAAGAGAGCACGCTTGGGAGTAGGTTTGACGTCAGTGGTTATCCCACCATCAAAATCCTCAAGAATGGAGAGCCAGTGGACTATGATGGTGATCGATCCGAGCAAG CGATCGTATCTAGAGTGAAGGATGTAGCGCAACCAGATTGGAAACCGCCACCAGAGGCCACGATGGTGTTGACAAAGGAGAATTTTGATGAAGTCGTCAACAATGCTGACATTATACTAGTGGAGTTTTATGCACCCTG GTGCGGCCATTGCAAGCGACTCGCACCGGAGTACGAGAAGGCCGCCAAGGAGCTGCAGAAACGCACCCCCCCCATTCCACTGGCGAAGGTGGATGCCACTGCGGAAAGTGAGCTTGCATCAAGGTTCGATGTGTCTGGTTACCCGACACTTAAGATCTTCAGGAAGGGCAAACCTTTCGAATACAATGGACCACGAGAGAAatttg GTATTGTCGATTATATGAGTGACCAATCTGGGCCACCATCAAAACCAGTTCAGACACTCAAACAAGTTCAGGAGTTCATCAAAGATGGCGATGATGTCGTCATTGTTGGTGTGTTTGCCAGTGATCAGGATTCTGCATATGAAACCTATCTTGAAGCTT GTAATAACTTGAGAGATGACTTCAAGTTCCTACACACATTCAATAGTGATGTTGCAAAGTTTCTCAAAAGTTCTTCTGGTCAAGTGGTTATGATGCAACCTGAAAAATTCCACTCTAAATATGAGAAAAAGTCAAATATACTGACAATTACA GACTCTATCTCTGCAGCTGATGTCAAGGAATTCTTTAGCAAACATGCACTTCCACTGGCTgggcatagaaaacaaagtaacGACGCAAAGCGCTACGCAAAGCGACCGCTGGTTGTCGTGTATTACGGTGTTGACTTCAGCTTTGACTACAGAGTTG cCACTCAGTTTTGGAGAAGTAAGGTACTGGAAGTGGCGAAGGACTTCCCAGAGTACACCTTCGCTATTGCTGATGAGGAGGACTATGCTGACGAACTGAAGAGCCTGGGATTAAGTGAAAGTGGGGAAGAAGTGAATGTAGGCATTCTAGCTGATGGAGGGAAGAAGTATGCAATGGAGCCAGAAGAATTTGACGCTGATGTCCTGAGGGAGTTTGTCAAGGCCTTTAAGAAAG GTAAACTAAAGCCAATTATAAAATCCCAGCCCATTCCAAAGAACAACAAGGGTGCAGTGAGAGTGGTGGTTGGGAAGACATTCGATGAGGTCGTCATGGATCCCAAGAATGACGTCCTGATCGAGTTCTATGCGCCATGGTGTGGTCATTGTAAAAAGCTGGACCCGGAGTACCTGGCTCTTGGAAAGAAGTACAAGAATGAGAGAAATCTGATTATTGCCAAGATGGATGCAACTGCCAACGATGTTCCCCACGAAAGCTACAAAGTTGAGGGGTTTCCAACCATTTATTTTGCCCCCAGTAACAACAAGAAGAATCCCATTAAATATCAAAGTGGAAGCAGAGACTTGGATGGCCTCTCCAAATttttggaagaacatgcaacaaAACTATCTCTGAAGGATGAACTTTAA